From Rhopalosiphum padi isolate XX-2018 chromosome 2, ASM2088224v1, whole genome shotgun sequence:
CCGTACTCCTTTAGTTCTTTGTTTTGATCTTATCCATCCCTaacagtaattatatatatttaaattctcaCTAGTAATGATGAATTAATTGCATTGTTTGTTCGTTCATCTACCGACTCAATTTTTAACCGCTCTACgctgattataaatacttaaactcTCTGCATTGGTATTTGGTACGGCGAAGTGACGAATTGTTATCAATACAAAGTGGATATAATTTCGTTTAAAGATGTTgtcgtttttagtttttattatttaacatgtcTATGTAATAAGCTATAACTGTTCAAGTGCGAATACGGGTTAGGACTATTGAAGACCCGAtttgcaatttaaaatatatattatattataatatgtacataataaattacactaatTTTCATAGAAAATCGAATATTTCAGCTACAGATTTCTTGtatctattattttcatttaaattttacttagttaaggattaattattttattttatgaaatattacatgtttcttatatttattttatatgatgaaaGTAGTACTCTAAAAAAAGATAAGGTTCATAAAAATCCGAGGCCCTCTAATAACGGAGGCCGTAGGCAGTTGCCTATCCTGTCTAAAGTCTAATGTTAAATATGGCCCTGTATTTCATAACTCAAGAGTCATgagcatttaattttaacatttctcTAGCTTTTGCTGTAACCTGAAACAAACTTTTGTATCATATCGTATGCACTTCTCATTACAGCGATGACAATACTATAACATTGATAATGTAAATGGGGGAAGGTaacattatagttaataatacttatgttaaaataatataaacataaaggtAAAAGTGTAAAACTTCGAGAAATACAAATTTCAGTgagaaaaatactataaaatataagtacttattatctCAAATTTtgacagttatatttttaacttgaataAACCCACCTGTTTCAACTAGTATTTTACAATTCACTATTCAGAGATTTAGATTCACTTATCATTTTTCAACAACCATATTTCTTGATGTATCTTCATGAATTTCAGATTTTGAGTAAGCCTTGAATTTGATTTAAGATATTTAAGATGTCTTATATCGTGGCCTTGAATCATGAAAAGATTaccctaaaaaatattatctataacttTTGTAATAGGTGATTTTAATCTTAGGTTACTCTAAAAtcatcaaaaacatttttatgtaaatgtttTCTATGTATTTAAGGTATGGATcagagaaaaaacaaatattatgctGATATGTTTTAaacgcaattattattatgttatttaatacacatctcatattagtatataattattaaaatagacgACCTATACTAATTAGtatgtttattaatagtttatgttGGAATGTGGACCTATTACAGTATgatgtaaaaaattaacatgtagttttaattttgcatttattattttaatcttttgaaaaatttaaaaaacacggaaatatgtattaatataattaggtaatgAAGTAAGGTCTGATTTTAAGTCttatagacataaaataaaaaatattttcaatgttacaaatataatcttataatattttcagtataacaaataaaatcctttaatataaatagtactaAAGATATAATCCTTCAGGCGTGCCTTCTTTCTTACGGTATAAGACACTCTCTTTGGACTTCTTGAAATCTTCATTGGTTACTTTCATACGACGTTCACGAAGAGCCATCAAACCAGCTTCAGTACAAATAgcctaaaattcaaaataatgggattaattaaaattgtttaatatattaatataggatgaatagtatattaaattaaaaatctataaaaataaataacttaaaattataatgataaaaaatataatttattttttaatattatcaaaaatgttaataattttttaaataaggagTGGAGTTCATGATtaaagaatcaccttgtattaaaaacttattattcataatatactatatatacaactctaaaaattgtttataatgtttatcagATGAGAATAAAAAtgctgttatttaataaataaatattaattatgttatttgttaCATAATGACCACAACTTGGAAAAACATTGTTTAACCACCagtgcttatattttataaccaatcTGCACTCTATAGAGTACATACTTattgttaacaataaaattataagtgatAAATGACTTGTTTTATAcgcatttttatttacttatgtcttattttataaatcaacacTCGATGGTTTATGTGagttaaataatacacattatgtatttatataagaatataataatattgaataattagatATGATAGATAACAAGTGGTAtagattaaaatgaatattataggtTATTGTTAATACAAAAGAAGATACAGTTATGATTAGAAGAAATAAATATGATCCGGGTCATAGATATAGATCAGTCTTCTTAACTCCTATTATgcattcaatattgtattagtaGGACATTGTCTTACATAttgtttcaaaaagtatttgatATTATGCTAACaccaataattaaattgatgaaCATATAGTTACTTTGATATCAGCACCGGAAAGATCATCCTTGGCCATAATGAGCTCTTGGAGATTAACGCCTTCAGCCAACGTCATTCTAGatgtgtgtatattaaatatacgacGTTTTGTTTTTTCATCTGGCAAAGGGAACTCAATCTTACGATCAATACGACCGGGACGAATCAAGGCTGGATCTAAAGTTTCAATACGATTCGTAGCCATAACCACCTTAAACAAAGAATACAAGTTCATTAACATTCTACAAGTCCTTAAAAAACATTACAACACTAAAAACAAGTTTGCTTAGATTTAAAGTATGTCATTATCCAAGAAATATGGTGTGGGTCTAGCACTTAAACACTAATTATTCAATGAGATACCaggcatttgaaaatatatgtgTGACGTTATAGAGCCGAAGTCAGAACAGGGCATATGTATTACGTGCAAAAGTGTCTAGATTAACACAACAATTTTaatcgttaaatataatatttttaaatttatttttgagtaaacttaagtgttttttttgtttatgacactggtgtgattataattttgataaactttttagtttttttatagtagataaaactattatagtcaattttgtaaaatttggtTTGCACGGCAATACAATGCGAGTTGCaaactcaataattttactaaattataatttgtaatatgcatGCAACaacaagttatattaaattttaaatcacaccatctttttaagcacataaatatactcaggattttgaaaaaaaactattctgaaatattattttaagttattaaaatcacTGTATAAATCAAACTCCTAATACATGTAAAACATAGGCGACTAATCGGTTGTTTGCTCTATGACGTCACGCGGCTATTCATCAACTCTCATTATCTCtttgaataatcatttttttaactttggatttttaccacaacATTTTTCATTGTGTTGACTACAACAATACAccaattaacttaaaatttaaaaaaaaatgtagtgttGTGATGTcctttaataagtaaaaaacacAATTGTTTACCTTAACATCCCCTCTAGAATCAAACCCATCTAATTGATTAAGAAGTTCCAACATAGTACGTTGAATTTCACGTTCACCTCCAGAATTTGAGTCATAACGTTTAGTGCCTACAGCATCTATTTCATCAATGAATACTATAGAAGGTGCATGTTCTTCAGCTACACGGAACAATTCTCTTACCAATTTAGGACCATCTCCCTAAAAaggttattataattcaaaatcaattaGTTTTTACTTTGTATACACATTGCCATAagattaaataagtaaatttatgtaCAACTTACCAAATACTTCTGGATGAGTTCAGATCCAACAACCCGTAAGAATGTGGCAGAGGTCTGATTGGCAACAGCTTTAGCCAAAAGAGTTTTACCTGTTCCCGGAGGCCCATATAGAATAACTCCCTTAGGTGGTTTAATACCCATTTCTTCATAATATTCAGGATGGGTTAAAGGAAGTTCAACAGATTCTTTAATTTCTTGGATCTGTTGATCTAAACCACCAATATCACCATAAGTTTCTTGAGGTGCCTTTTCTAATTTCATTACAGTTACCATAGGGTCTGTATCATCAGATAGTACTCCAACAACTGCATGgacctataattaaaatacataataaaatataaaattacttaataattttaatttacttactttGTGGTTAAGTAGTACTGAGCACCCGGGTTCCAATTGATCTTTATCAACAAATGATAAAATGCTAACATAATGTTCACTTCCAACAGATGTTGATACTATTGCATGATTATCATCAATAATTTCTTCCAATGTACCAACAGACATTGGGCTTCCACGTAGATCATCTACTCTTGAACGTTCTTCCTGTTAAAAACATACAAGTTTCAATAAGGGAAtagagtaataaaaaattataattctaccATGTCACAAGTATATTcttaaatgtcataaaatatacttatgtacCAAGAATCcacaaaagttattttaatatttagtgtacCTAAATTCAACTTAGAAAACTTGTATTTAAGCCTttaaagctatttttttttcaaggcggatttaaatttaagtacttaaatattaatttagtatattaattattaattaaaaatacattcacCAATAGTACTACTagaatacaaaacaaattatagtatattattttaatataatttgttgaaacaaaaatgaataatacctCAATTGTTGTTTATCCAAAATAAATCTTGGATAAATAATTACAGCTAAATAAGTAGTTTTCATAACAAATAAaggtgttttaattaataattacttcatTTCTTTCTTCCTGAGGCTTTAGCCTTTCTTGGTTTAGAATGAACTCTTCTTCCATCATTAAATAATCCTTGACACGCTCCAATTTTAACAACTTTAAACGACATCTTGTGTGTGGAGTGACTATAAAtgtaatcaaaattaatgtaaCATGAATTGATTTTTGAATAGTAAACAATACATACTTAGTGGTAGTTTTGTAGCAGTGTCTGGACCCTTTGCACGCTTCCTTTTCTTGCCCACTCTTGTTGGGATTGGTGGTTCATACTTCTTCTTCTTGTCTTTATCGTCTTTCTTTTCACCACCAGCACCACCACCAGCTGAATGACTTTGACCCTAAACAATACAAATGGTTTTAttgaacatatataattaatgataatcaaTTAGATATATACGAaggtattatttatgaaaaacattttaataactttattatacttACCATTTTTATGGAATACTCCGAATACTAAAGTGgtgtattatacaaatgtttTCTTAATAACTTATTCTAAGCTTTTTACTTTCCAGTTTAGTAGTTTACACTTCACAGCTCACACTAATCACACTacgtgatatttaaaatttatctagtctttttaaataatagaataaatgtcaacaatgattttcaattttgattatcATTTCCCTTGTTGCCAAGTCTATCCAATGATGGCAACTTACTGCCGACTGCCGAGCATGGCCAAATCAGTGTGACCAGCCAAAAAGGGTTGTTATCGGGCGGCAAAATTaatgtgataatttttttaaaacaaaaccatttttaaacataccatctctttaattcaatttttaatattttcggaaGATTCAAATGACACATTTCTGTATCTAGGATCGAGTATGTTGGCTATTTTAGTAAAACTTATTTCTATTTCACAATCGTTGACCGTTTTCaacatcaatttaatatttaaacagaaaAAACGTGGTAATAACTTGTAAATAATGGTCTCcttgaaaagttaaaaatctACAATCTAGATTGTTCATCGGTTTAAAGCACTTAACAATAAGACTTTTAACAATTGgtaaaacctaaaaataaacacaaacaacTTATgctgtttacaaaataataact
This genomic window contains:
- the LOC132919153 gene encoding 26S proteasome regulatory subunit 4, giving the protein MGQSHSAGGGAGGEKKDDKDKKKKYEPPIPTRVGKKRKRAKGPDTATKLPLITPHTRCRLKLLKLERVKDYLMMEEEFILNQERLKPQEERNEEERSRVDDLRGSPMSVGTLEEIIDDNHAIVSTSVGSEHYVSILSFVDKDQLEPGCSVLLNHKVHAVVGVLSDDTDPMVTVMKLEKAPQETYGDIGGLDQQIQEIKESVELPLTHPEYYEEMGIKPPKGVILYGPPGTGKTLLAKAVANQTSATFLRVVGSELIQKYLGDGPKLVRELFRVAEEHAPSIVFIDEIDAVGTKRYDSNSGGEREIQRTMLELLNQLDGFDSRGDVKVVMATNRIETLDPALIRPGRIDRKIEFPLPDEKTKRRIFNIHTSRMTLAEGVNLQELIMAKDDLSGADIKAICTEAGLMALRERRMKVTNEDFKKSKESVLYRKKEGTPEGLYL